In Romboutsia lituseburensis, a genomic segment contains:
- a CDS encoding aminotransferase class I/II-fold pyridoxal phosphate-dependent enzyme yields MQECMKQANENIEFKQPDVPLLNSLKNYSLRNLSCFDVPGHVKDQGVDILNYYFGNHIMSMDINSSPIMDNVSNPNGIIKQSQELLAKAYNCDQAFFITNGTTQAIHAMILSVIGPNEKILLPRNIHKSVINALILSGGCPVFIQPEFDTELGISLNLNSEKVEEEINKHKDIKAVFLLNPTYYGACSDLRKIIKICKRKNIIVLVDEAHGAHFPFNEELPPSAMSLGADMSAVSIHKTGGALTQASALLLNKKNVDIGKVRRSINMLQSTSASYLLMSSIDGARYNLETNGENQLSNAISLSRYAKHKLNKIEGIKVISTELTKSNGCRYIDETKLCINTKGINLTGFEVYDLLYKEFDVQVELGDLYNILALVSIGTTKYDIDKLINAIDTISKVYKKNKSIKSIKLKEIIPSVELNPRDAFYKEKETVELELSLNRVSGESIMAYPPGIPIIAPGEIITKDIIDYIKILKEQKAHLTDMNDKSLETILVIKDR; encoded by the coding sequence TTGCAAGAGTGTATGAAGCAAGCTAATGAAAATATAGAATTTAAACAACCAGATGTTCCGTTATTAAATAGTTTAAAAAACTATTCATTAAGAAATCTATCTTGCTTTGATGTTCCAGGACATGTTAAAGATCAAGGGGTAGATATTCTAAATTATTATTTTGGAAATCATATTATGAGTATGGATATAAATTCGTCTCCAATTATGGATAATGTTTCAAATCCAAATGGGATAATAAAACAATCACAAGAATTATTAGCTAAAGCATATAATTGTGATCAAGCTTTTTTTATAACAAATGGAACAACACAAGCAATACATGCAATGATATTAAGTGTAATCGGTCCAAATGAAAAGATACTATTACCAAGAAATATACATAAGTCAGTTATCAATGCACTAATTTTAAGTGGTGGATGTCCTGTGTTTATACAACCAGAATTTGATACTGAATTAGGTATAAGTTTAAACTTAAATTCTGAAAAGGTAGAAGAAGAAATAAATAAACATAAAGATATTAAAGCGGTGTTTTTATTGAACCCCACATATTATGGAGCTTGTTCAGATTTAAGAAAAATTATAAAGATTTGCAAAAGAAAAAATATTATTGTGTTGGTAGATGAAGCACATGGAGCTCATTTCCCTTTCAATGAAGAACTTCCACCATCTGCGATGAGTTTAGGTGCAGATATGTCTGCTGTAAGCATACATAAAACAGGAGGAGCTTTAACTCAAGCATCTGCATTATTATTGAATAAAAAAAATGTAGATATTGGAAAGGTAAGGCGAAGTATAAATATGCTACAATCTACATCTGCATCATATTTACTAATGTCAAGTATCGACGGTGCTAGATATAATCTTGAAACAAATGGTGAGAATCAATTATCAAATGCTATAAGTCTTTCGAGATATGCAAAACATAAATTAAATAAAATTGAAGGAATAAAGGTTATTTCAACAGAGTTGACTAAAAGTAATGGATGCCGATATATAGATGAAACAAAGCTTTGTATCAATACCAAAGGAATAAATTTAACTGGATTTGAAGTTTACGATTTACTATATAAAGAATTTGATGTGCAAGTTGAATTAGGTGACCTATATAATATATTAGCTTTAGTATCTATTGGAACAACAAAATATGATATAGATAAACTAATAAATGCTATAGATACTATTTCTAAAGTATACAAAAAAAATAAGAGTATAAAATCTATAAAATTAAAAGAAATCATACCGAGTGTAGAGCTTAACCCTAGAGATGCTTTTTATAAAGAAAAGGAAACTGTTGAATTAGAATTAAGCTTAAATAGAGTAAGTGGAGAGTCAATAATGGCATATCCCCCAGGAATACCGATAATTGCACCAGGAGAGATAATAACAAAAGATATTATAGATTATATAAAAATACTTAAAGAGCAAAAGGCTCATTTAACAGATATGAATGATAAAAGTCTAGAAACTATACTAGTAATAAAAGACAGATAA
- a CDS encoding phage holin family protein: protein MDSTLFNLLLSLVTLVITIGGGYLVNFLRHKIGNEKLSNFYQIAKQIVMAIEQSNPQLAGIDKKELAINKLLELTQHKITENQAEVLIEAAVYDIKKLLSPSN, encoded by the coding sequence ATGGATTCAACATTATTTAATTTACTGCTAAGTTTAGTTACATTAGTTATAACTATTGGAGGCGGGTATTTAGTTAATTTTCTAAGACATAAAATAGGAAATGAAAAACTTTCTAATTTCTATCAAATAGCTAAACAAATAGTTATGGCGATAGAACAATCTAATCCTCAATTAGCTGGTATAGATAAAAAAGAATTAGCTATAAATAAACTACTTGAACTTACTCAACACAAAATAACAGAAAATCAAGCAGAAGTGTTAATTGAAGCCGCAGTTTATGATATAAAAAAACTACTATCTCCTTCTAATTAA
- a CDS encoding ATP-dependent DNA helicase, whose translation MKKKKRISIRNLVEFIMKYGSIDNTISSNIKPIEGTRAHQMIQKSYDENYSAEVSLKYEFEHNDIKIRVEGRADGILIENDEIIIDEIKTTLKDVNSYNDNINNLHLAQVKCYGYIYCFENKLDSITLQLTYYNIENASINYIRYKYSKDELEKDFLYLIEEYKKWIDLETHYIENRNNSIENMDFPYDNYRQGQRELAVYVYKSIIEGKKCLAQAPTGTGKTISTLFPTIKAMGQGHTSKIFYITAKTITREVCENTIDIMKNKGLNIKYITITAKEKVCKMDEVNCNPIYCKYANGYFDRVNKALKEILVSNNDYNRSTIEYLSEKYCLCPFELSLDLTLFSDIIICDYNYVFDPKVSLKRLFDNRKNDFTVLIDEAHNLVDRARNMYSAKLRKQDFIELKKQIKGKDKKTENAINKINSYFIKINKDLDIKIEKDLENYIELDKEQLELYTLLRRFVEKIDEYLSFNNDKNENLLNLYFDVYSFLMIGEFYDENFITLFSKKQNDVEVEINCIDPSVVIQSIMKKIKSTIIFSATLIPNKYFQHMLGVDQDDYFISLKSPFSVDNRKIIFGTNVNTTYNKRIQTSDEVIEYIKECVEVKIGNYMVFFPSYAYMKLVFDKMCLKYPNIFCVVQENNMSEDEKEIFLKGFNNPSEKTRVGFCVLGGHFSEGIDLTKDKLIGVIIIGVGMPQIGIERDLIKKYFDKNNNDGFDYAYTYPGFIKVLQAAGRCIRTNEDKGIIMLLDSRYNNKKYQQLFPREWYPNSIARSSEDVKKICRSFWDL comes from the coding sequence ATGAAAAAGAAAAAAAGAATTTCTATAAGGAATCTTGTAGAGTTTATAATGAAATACGGAAGTATAGATAATACTATTTCAAGCAATATAAAGCCTATAGAAGGAACTAGAGCTCATCAGATGATACAAAAATCATATGATGAAAATTACAGCGCAGAAGTTTCTTTAAAATATGAATTTGAACATAATGATATTAAAATACGAGTAGAAGGAAGAGCAGATGGTATTTTAATAGAAAACGATGAAATTATTATTGATGAGATTAAGACAACATTAAAAGATGTAAATAGCTATAATGATAATATAAATAATTTACATTTAGCTCAAGTTAAATGCTATGGATATATATACTGTTTTGAAAATAAACTAGATTCTATAACATTACAGCTAACATACTACAATATAGAAAATGCAAGTATAAATTATATAAGATATAAGTATAGTAAAGATGAGTTAGAAAAAGATTTTTTATATTTAATAGAAGAATATAAGAAATGGATAGATCTAGAAACACATTATATTGAAAATAGAAATAATTCTATTGAAAATATGGATTTTCCTTATGATAATTATAGACAGGGTCAAAGAGAGTTAGCCGTATACGTATATAAAAGCATTATTGAGGGGAAAAAGTGTTTAGCGCAAGCTCCTACTGGTACTGGAAAAACTATATCTACGTTATTTCCTACAATAAAGGCTATGGGCCAAGGTCATACTTCAAAAATTTTTTATATAACTGCTAAAACAATAACTAGAGAAGTGTGTGAAAATACAATTGATATTATGAAGAATAAAGGATTAAATATAAAATACATTACTATAACTGCAAAAGAAAAAGTATGTAAAATGGATGAAGTAAATTGTAATCCTATATATTGTAAATATGCTAATGGATATTTTGATAGGGTTAATAAGGCACTAAAAGAAATTTTAGTTTCAAACAATGATTATAATAGAAGTACTATTGAATATTTAAGTGAAAAATACTGCTTATGTCCTTTTGAACTAAGTTTAGATTTAACACTGTTCTCTGATATTATAATATGTGATTATAATTATGTGTTTGATCCTAAAGTAAGTTTAAAAAGACTTTTTGATAATCGTAAAAATGATTTTACTGTACTTATAGATGAAGCTCATAATTTAGTTGATAGAGCTAGAAATATGTATTCAGCGAAATTAAGAAAACAAGATTTCATAGAATTAAAAAAACAGATTAAAGGAAAAGATAAAAAAACTGAAAATGCTATAAATAAAATAAATTCTTATTTTATAAAAATAAATAAGGATTTAGATATAAAAATAGAAAAAGATTTAGAAAATTATATAGAGTTGGATAAAGAACAGCTAGAACTATATACCTTATTAAGAAGGTTTGTAGAAAAGATTGATGAATATTTAAGTTTTAATAATGATAAAAATGAAAATTTATTAAACTTATATTTTGATGTATATAGTTTTTTAATGATAGGAGAATTTTATGATGAAAATTTTATAACTTTGTTTAGCAAAAAACAAAATGATGTAGAAGTAGAAATTAATTGCATAGATCCTTCAGTAGTAATACAGAGCATAATGAAAAAAATAAAATCTACAATAATATTTTCAGCAACATTAATCCCTAATAAGTATTTTCAACATATGTTAGGTGTGGATCAAGATGATTATTTTATTAGTTTAAAATCTCCTTTTAGTGTTGATAATAGAAAAATAATTTTTGGGACTAATGTAAATACTACATACAATAAAAGAATTCAGACATCTGATGAAGTGATTGAATATATAAAAGAGTGTGTAGAAGTTAAAATTGGAAATTACATGGTATTTTTTCCATCGTATGCATATATGAAATTAGTATTTGATAAAATGTGCTTAAAATATCCTAATATATTCTGTGTAGTGCAGGAAAATAATATGAGTGAAGATGAAAAAGAAATCTTTTTAAAAGGATTTAACAATCCAAGTGAAAAAACTAGAGTTGGATTTTGTGTACTAGGGGGACATTTTTCTGAGGGAATTGATTTAACTAAAGATAAGCTTATAGGAGTAATAATAATAGGTGTAGGAATGCCTCAAATTGGAATAGAGAGAGATTTAATAAAAAAATATTTTGATAAAAATAATAATGATGGCTTTGACTATGCATATACATATCCTGGATTCATAAAGGTGTTACAAGCAGCAGGAAGATGTATAAGGACAAATGAAGATAAAGGTATAATAATGTTATTAGATAGTAGATATAATAATAAAAAATACCAACAGTTGTTTCCAAGAGAATGGTATCCAAACTCTATTGCAAGAAGTAGTGAAGATGTAAAAAAAATCTGTAGATCATTTTGGGACTTATAG
- a CDS encoding MATE family efflux transporter has protein sequence MSDRKEILLNGKIEKIYYKYLFNSVLGMLSVSFCILVDTMFIGRGIGSEGLAALNICIPIFNIFNGLGLLFGMGGATALSISIGKGELDESQRVFTQTLVISLFTGIIISIAGVFNKDQIGYLLGADEKTIILVKEYLSGVLFLSFSYILSHTISSFVRNDHNPKLAMIATSIGGILNIILDYLFIFTLGMGMKGAALATSIASLVNVSILCTHFISKKCNLKFTKFNFSLKRVTRVLANGAPSFIIELSSGIVIFIFNLSLLKMIGEIGVSAYSIIANVALVVAAIFTGIAQAIQPIISINFGADKYDRVEKVKKMALITAFIVGSIFYITGIVFPKTIVRIFTKESGEIVFITINAIRYYFIAFLIMGLNIVMGAYYQSKEYTVASNIISLSRGIIFLIIGVLILPRIFGVNGIWLTAVFAEMMTFILTYAYIKIKKIKTLKYE, from the coding sequence ATGAGTGATAGAAAAGAAATATTGCTAAATGGAAAAATAGAAAAAATATATTATAAATATTTATTTAATAGTGTATTAGGTATGTTATCAGTATCATTTTGTATATTAGTAGATACTATGTTTATAGGCAGAGGTATAGGCAGTGAAGGGCTTGCAGCTCTTAATATATGTATTCCCATATTTAATATATTTAATGGACTAGGATTGCTATTTGGGATGGGAGGAGCTACAGCACTTAGTATCAGTATTGGGAAAGGTGAGCTTGATGAATCACAAAGGGTTTTTACTCAAACGCTAGTAATCTCACTTTTTACAGGCATAATAATTTCTATAGCAGGTGTATTTAATAAAGACCAAATAGGATATTTATTAGGTGCTGATGAAAAAACTATAATACTAGTTAAAGAATATTTAAGTGGAGTTCTTTTTCTAAGTTTTAGTTATATACTATCTCATACAATATCTTCATTTGTGAGAAATGATCACAATCCAAAATTAGCTATGATAGCTACATCCATTGGCGGGATATTAAATATAATACTAGACTATTTATTTATATTTACACTTGGGATGGGAATGAAGGGAGCTGCATTAGCAACATCAATAGCATCTTTAGTAAATGTATCAATACTATGCACTCATTTTATTTCTAAAAAGTGCAACTTAAAATTTACTAAGTTTAATTTTAGTCTCAAAAGAGTCACAAGAGTTTTAGCTAATGGGGCTCCTAGTTTTATAATTGAATTATCATCTGGTATAGTTATATTTATATTTAACTTATCTCTATTAAAAATGATAGGTGAAATTGGGGTAAGTGCATATAGTATAATAGCTAATGTAGCATTGGTTGTTGCTGCTATATTCACAGGGATTGCTCAAGCTATACAACCAATAATAAGTATAAATTTTGGTGCAGATAAATATGATAGAGTTGAAAAAGTTAAAAAAATGGCTTTAATAACAGCTTTTATAGTTGGATCTATATTTTATATAACAGGAATTGTATTTCCGAAAACCATTGTAAGAATATTTACTAAAGAAAGTGGTGAAATAGTCTTTATAACTATAAATGCAATAAGATACTATTTTATAGCATTTTTAATAATGGGACTAAATATAGTAATGGGAGCATATTATCAGTCTAAAGAATATACAGTAGCATCAAATATTATATCTTTGAGTAGAGGTATTATTTTTCTTATAATAGGGGTTTTAATATTGCCTAGAATATTTGGAGTAAATGGGATTTGGCTAACCGCTGTATTTGCAGAAATGATGACGTTTATATTAACCTATGCTTATATTAAAATTAAGAAAATTAAAACATTAAAATACGAATAA
- a CDS encoding tryptophan transporter, which yields MKTNTRKMVLNSILLAMGLILHQITPALGLPIQPDIALTMLFTIMILNKEDYKSCLFAGIITGIFTALTTKFPAGQIPNIADKIITVNIMYIFMLLMHKLSFIKKQNAKKQNIIVISAMLPVGTLISGCTFLSVAKILVGLPGTFITLFMVAVAPAIVINLIFGIFLFKTVSISMARIGYKSVNSKY from the coding sequence ATGAAAACAAATACAAGAAAAATGGTTTTAAATTCAATACTTTTAGCTATGGGACTAATTTTACACCAAATTACACCAGCGCTAGGACTACCAATACAACCTGATATAGCATTAACGATGTTATTTACTATAATGATTTTAAATAAAGAGGATTATAAAAGTTGCTTATTTGCAGGTATAATTACAGGAATTTTTACAGCGTTAACAACAAAATTTCCAGCAGGCCAAATACCTAATATAGCAGATAAAATTATAACAGTTAATATAATGTATATATTTATGTTACTTATGCATAAACTTTCTTTTATAAAAAAACAAAATGCAAAGAAACAAAACATTATTGTTATAAGTGCTATGTTGCCAGTAGGAACATTAATAAGCGGATGTACATTTTTAAGTGTAGCTAAAATTTTAGTTGGTCTTCCTGGAACATTTATAACACTATTTATGGTAGCAGTTGCACCAGCTATAGTTATAAATCTTATATTTGGAATATTTCTATTTAAGACAGTAAGCATTTCTATGGCAAGGATAGGATATAAAAGTGTTAATAGTAAGTACTAA
- a CDS encoding Nif3-like dinuclear metal center hexameric protein: MNLKSFIKKVEEKYPLGLAYDWDNVGLLVGDFDMDIKKVLVVLEANEKVIDEAISKDVDLIVTHHPFIFKKMNKINTSDLKGKLIHKLIKNDIALYSMHTNFDIAFDGLNDYFMEIIGLEDSKVLDITNSEVLYKLAVYVPIDHVEKIKESLAKSGAGHIGNYSNCSFSTQGIGNFKPLEGTNPYIGKIGEVECVEEIKIETIVPQRVLGGVINSMLNAHPYEEVAYDIYKLENKGNAFGLGRISKLDNSINLEELCNQIKKKLNMSHIRVVGDLNSSIKKIAVVTGSGADMIKKAQRSGADVIITGDVKYHDAQDALDIGMNVIDCGHFDTEDIFKDVMERFLCNIDEIEVIKSEIYLNPFTTI; the protein is encoded by the coding sequence ATGAATTTAAAAAGTTTTATAAAAAAGGTAGAAGAAAAATATCCTTTAGGCTTAGCTTATGATTGGGATAATGTAGGTCTTTTGGTAGGTGACTTTGATATGGATATCAAGAAGGTTTTAGTAGTTCTTGAAGCGAATGAAAAAGTTATAGATGAAGCTATATCAAAAGATGTAGACCTTATAGTAACTCACCACCCATTTATATTTAAAAAAATGAACAAAATAAATACATCAGATTTGAAAGGTAAATTAATTCACAAACTTATAAAAAATGACATAGCATTATATTCAATGCATACTAATTTTGATATAGCATTTGATGGGTTGAATGATTATTTTATGGAAATTATTGGATTAGAAGATTCTAAAGTGCTAGATATAACAAATAGTGAAGTTTTATATAAATTAGCAGTCTATGTACCAATTGACCATGTAGAAAAGATAAAGGAAAGCTTAGCTAAGTCTGGTGCGGGTCATATAGGAAATTACAGCAATTGTAGTTTTAGTACACAAGGAATAGGAAACTTTAAGCCTTTAGAAGGTACTAATCCATATATAGGTAAAATAGGAGAAGTAGAATGTGTAGAAGAAATTAAAATTGAAACAATAGTACCGCAGAGGGTATTAGGGGGAGTTATTAATTCTATGCTAAACGCTCATCCATATGAAGAAGTAGCGTATGATATATATAAGCTTGAAAACAAAGGAAATGCGTTTGGGTTAGGTAGGATTAGCAAATTAGATAATTCTATTAATTTAGAAGAACTGTGTAATCAAATAAAGAAAAAATTAAATATGTCACATATAAGAGTTGTTGGAGATTTAAATTCTTCAATAAAAAAGATTGCTGTAGTAACTGGTTCTGGAGCAGATATGATTAAAAAAGCTCAAAGAAGTGGAGCTGATGTTATAATAACGGGTGATGTGAAATATCATGATGCTCAAGACGCATTAGATATTGGTATGAATGTTATAGACTGTGGTCATTTTGATACAGAGGATATATTTAAAGATGTTATGGAAAGATTTTTATGTAATATAGATGAAATTGAAGTTATAAAAAGTGAAATTTATTTAAATCCATTTACAACTATTTAG